The following coding sequences are from one Neodiprion lecontei isolate iyNeoLeco1 chromosome 7, iyNeoLeco1.1, whole genome shotgun sequence window:
- the LOC107224916 gene encoding UV radiation resistance-associated gene protein isoform X4, protein MFPYYMQQDTQLRAVSAKLYIVLRLWRKTDMQGTNTDVTILACGLSLTGLVYLGTKLPSNLDSCMKDNSLIFHLQGGYFTPPCCCLNPPELKRYIAISVQAADVRDSYTVNKLCSLRSKMQALKQQSEAARALRDRIALGYESQNQVVYPQSTLNRLLQPKQANRKKRAESLRIRKELEVARFRTKLLDQERIKKVGEIRTLNQVHTSIAEENQDHGSDLMEKYRELNRDIERLREWRQSQTETREAYAYTTTRLAHRRMQLISELGLIYPISRLEDDRYMINNVHLPDSEELDSCKDTQVAVALGSVAHTTQMIANFLNIPTRYPIIHCASRSKVTDHITENIPDKDRQFPLFARGKDKLQFHYAVYLLNKNIAQLRWYCGLPTVDLRATLPNLASLISIKPNQPLDGLKRTFSGSSLDTDHSSMGKYKSLAPPQPLSTHLPVQKVVFEKCHKQSRSIGRSKSTRCSLGASLDQGLDNQAQPSTLGNNTKRICKSEDEAIDDMPLSLSKNIPTDGSGETAGPLTAKSNDTIIRSQFKQGQGPLLREAVASVVVPLESNIEITVPISVTERKSTSGSDPVENSRHRSSNSVSSCEMALCIGQLEGDEFKCDLDGDEETFLHVERMALRDEVDVATSSANGSSTETVERHLEVNKNDVTTEREQRSATDGSKPAPAALDSCFFMDDAMDYASRVREKKQRTGSVCSFPEEYLITEKIPRRKRYDSESREEGLETQRFLENWRNSESTAHCSDEQLQQDQYNSVPTNESMVSTPPTLFKSSRNCTEPDDSRTSSEYIDSMRRSSENVFARTEALANKRTSFKVMRPRQ, encoded by the exons ATGTTCCCGTACTACATGCAACAGGACACTCAGCTGCGAGCGGTGAGCGCAAAACTAT ACATAGTACTCAGACTTTGGAGGAAAACTGATATGCAAGGCACGAATACCGATGTGACTATACTAGCGTGTGGGTTGTCGCTTACGGGTCTGGTGTATCTCGGTACAAAACTTCCGAGTAACTTGGATAGTTGTATGAAGGATAATTCGCTGATATTTCACCTTCAAGGCGGGTATTTTACCCCACCGTGCTGTTGCCTGAATCCCCCAGAGTTAAAGCGATACATTGCCATAAGTGTCCAGGCTGCAGATGTGAGGGACAGCTACACGGTTAACAAGTTATGCAGCTTGAGAAGTAAGATGCAGGCGCTTAAGCAGCAGTCAGAAGCTGCGCGTGCACTAAGGGATAGAATTGCGCTTGGGTACGAATCTCAAAATCAAGTGGTCTATCCTCAGTCTACGCTTAACAGGCTATTACAACCGAAACAagcaaacagaaaaaagagagCTGAGAGTCTGAGGATAAGGAAAGAACTGGAGGTCGCTAGATTCAGGACAAAACTATTGGACCAGGAAAGGATAAAAAAAGTTGGAGAGATAAGGACCCTGAACCAGGTGCATACCAGCATAGCCGAGGAGAATCAAGATCATG GTTCAGATCTGATGGAAAAGTATAGGGAGTTGAACAGAGATATTGAACGACTCCGCGAGTGGCGCCAAAGTCAGACGGAAACCAGAGAAGCTTATGCGTATACAACTACGCGGCTTGCTCACCGTCGAATGCAGCTCATATCTGAACTTGGCCTCATCTATCCCATATCTCGA CTAGAGGATGATAGATACATGATAAACAACGTCCATCTACCAGATAGCGAAGAGCTGGATTCCTGCAAAGACACGCAAGTAGCTGTGGCTCTCGGATCAGTTGCTCATACGACACAAATGATCGCTAACTTCTTGAACATCCCTACGAGATATCCGATTATTCACTGCGCATCCAGAAGTAAAGTCACTGACCACATCACGGAAAACATACCTGATAAAGACAGACA ATTTCCGTTATTTGCTCGAGGGAAAGACAAGCTGCAATTCCATTACGCAGTCTAcctgttgaataaaaatatagcaCAGCTGAGATGGTACTGTGGACTTCCTACTGTGGATCTTCGAGCTACTCTTCCTAATCTCGCATCGTTGATCAGTATAAAGCCGAATCAACC CTTGGATGGGTTGAAGAGAACGTTTTCCGGGTCATCGTTGGATACAGATCACAGTAGTATGGGAAAATACAAATCTCTGGCACCGCCACAACCACTGTCGACGCATCTGCCTGTTCAGAAAGTTGTATTTGAGAAGTGTCACAAGCAATCGCGATCAATCGGTCGATCTAAGAGCACCAGGTGCTCACTGGGAGCGTCCTTAGATCAAGGCTTGGATAATCAAGCACAGCCATCAACTCTTGGTAACAATACTAAGCGAATTTGCAAGTCTGAGGATGAGGCTATTGATGACATGCCTTTATctttatcgaaaaatattcctACAGACGGAAGTGGTGAGACCGCAGGTCCTTTGACAGCCAAAAGCAATGATACCATAATTCGAAGTCAATTTAAACAGGGCCAGGGTCCTTTACTAAGAGAAGCTGTTGCTTCCGTTGTGGTTCCGTTAGAAAGCAATATAGAAATCACTGTACCGATATCTGTAACAGAGAGAAAATCCACTTCTGGATCTGATCCCGTTGAGAATTCCAGACACCGAAGTTCAAACTCTGTAAGTAGCTGTGAAATGGCGCTTTGTATCGGACAACTGGAGGGTGACGAATTTAAGTGTGACTTAGATGGCGATGAGGAAACGTTTTTACACGTTGAAAGGATGGCGTTACGCGATGAAGTAGACGTGGCAACAAGTAGTGCGAATGGTTCCAGTACCGAAACAGTAGAGAGACACTTGGAAGTTAATAAAAACGACGTAACGACAGAACGAGAGCAACGATCCGCCACAGATGGGTCTAAACCTGCTCCCGCGGCGCTTGACTCGTGCTTTTTTATGGACGACGCCATGGACTACGCCAGTAGAGttcgagaaaagaaacaacgCACGGGTTCGGTTTGTAGTTTTCCGGAAGAATATTTAATAACGGAAAAAATTCCGCGGCGAAAGCGATACGACTCCGAATCAAG GGAAGAAGGCCTGGAGACGCAAAGATTTCTCGAAAATTGGCGAAACAGTGAGTCCACAGCGCACTGCTCAGACGAGCAGCTGCAACAAGACCAGTACAATTCAGTT CCAACTAACGAATCGATGGTGTCGACGCCGCCTACGTTATTCAAGTCATCGAGAAATTGCACGGAGCCCGATGACTCGCGAACATCATCGGAATACATCGATTCGATGAGAAGGAGTTCCGAAAACGTTTTCGCACGAACTGAGGCATTGGCCAACAAACGTACCAGTTTCAAAGTAATGAGACCACGCCAATAG
- the LOC107224916 gene encoding UV radiation resistance-associated gene protein isoform X2 — protein MMELQEARPLIRDSDLTLQPRSPPRYKVWLPLATQQLRLRNLIQVIGYNLKIENSSTDGKEWFYYTLHRTNMSSPLYTSEPIDNTCPKWAGLDVPVLHATGHSAASDIVLRLWRKTDMQGTNTDVTILACGLSLTGLVYLGTKLPSNLDSCMKDNSLIFHLQGGYFTPPCCCLNPPELKRYIAISVQAADVRDSYTVNKLCSLRSKMQALKQQSEAARALRDRIALGYESQNQVVYPQSTLNRLLQPKQANRKKRAESLRIRKELEVARFRTKLLDQERIKKVGEIRTLNQVHTSIAEENQDHGSDLMEKYRELNRDIERLREWRQSQTETREAYAYTTTRLAHRRMQLISELGLIYPISRLEDDRYMINNVHLPDSEELDSCKDTQVAVALGSVAHTTQMIANFLNIPTRYPIIHCASRSKVTDHITENIPDKDRQFPLFARGKDKLQFHYAVYLLNKNIAQLRWYCGLPTVDLRATLPNLASLISIKPNQPLDGLKRTFSGSSLDTDHSSMGKYKSLAPPQPLSTHLPVQKVVFEKCHKQSRSIGRSKSTRCSLGASLDQGLDNQAQPSTLGNNTKRICKSEDEAIDDMPLSLSKNIPTDGSGETAGPLTAKSNDTIIRSQFKQGQGPLLREAVASVVVPLESNIEITVPISVTERKSTSGSDPVENSRHRSSNSVSSCEMALCIGQLEGDEFKCDLDGDEETFLHVERMALRDEVDVATSSANGSSTETVERHLEVNKNDVTTEREQRSATDGSKPAPAALDSCFFMDDAMDYASRVREKKQRTGSVCSFPEEYLITEKIPRRKRYDSESREEGLETQRFLENWRNSESTAHCSDEQLQQDQYNSVPTNESMVSTPPTLFKSSRNCTEPDDSRTSSEYIDSMRRSSENVFARTEALANKRTSFKVMRPRQ, from the exons ATGATGGAGTTACAGGAGGCACGACCTCTGATAAGAGACTCTGACCTAACCCTTCAACCTCGCAGTCCTCCACGTTACAAAGTCTGGCTTCCCCTTGCTACGCAGCAG CTCCGACTCAGGAACTTGATACAAGTTATTGgttacaatttaaaaattgagaattcgTCGACCGACGGCAAAGAATGGTTCTACTATACTCTTCATCGCACAAACATGTCATCGCCTCTATACACAAGCGAGCCGATTGACAATACCTGTCCAAAATGGGCTGGCCTAGATGTTCCCGTACTACATGCAACAGGACACTCAGCTGCGAGCG ACATAGTACTCAGACTTTGGAGGAAAACTGATATGCAAGGCACGAATACCGATGTGACTATACTAGCGTGTGGGTTGTCGCTTACGGGTCTGGTGTATCTCGGTACAAAACTTCCGAGTAACTTGGATAGTTGTATGAAGGATAATTCGCTGATATTTCACCTTCAAGGCGGGTATTTTACCCCACCGTGCTGTTGCCTGAATCCCCCAGAGTTAAAGCGATACATTGCCATAAGTGTCCAGGCTGCAGATGTGAGGGACAGCTACACGGTTAACAAGTTATGCAGCTTGAGAAGTAAGATGCAGGCGCTTAAGCAGCAGTCAGAAGCTGCGCGTGCACTAAGGGATAGAATTGCGCTTGGGTACGAATCTCAAAATCAAGTGGTCTATCCTCAGTCTACGCTTAACAGGCTATTACAACCGAAACAagcaaacagaaaaaagagagCTGAGAGTCTGAGGATAAGGAAAGAACTGGAGGTCGCTAGATTCAGGACAAAACTATTGGACCAGGAAAGGATAAAAAAAGTTGGAGAGATAAGGACCCTGAACCAGGTGCATACCAGCATAGCCGAGGAGAATCAAGATCATG GTTCAGATCTGATGGAAAAGTATAGGGAGTTGAACAGAGATATTGAACGACTCCGCGAGTGGCGCCAAAGTCAGACGGAAACCAGAGAAGCTTATGCGTATACAACTACGCGGCTTGCTCACCGTCGAATGCAGCTCATATCTGAACTTGGCCTCATCTATCCCATATCTCGA CTAGAGGATGATAGATACATGATAAACAACGTCCATCTACCAGATAGCGAAGAGCTGGATTCCTGCAAAGACACGCAAGTAGCTGTGGCTCTCGGATCAGTTGCTCATACGACACAAATGATCGCTAACTTCTTGAACATCCCTACGAGATATCCGATTATTCACTGCGCATCCAGAAGTAAAGTCACTGACCACATCACGGAAAACATACCTGATAAAGACAGACA ATTTCCGTTATTTGCTCGAGGGAAAGACAAGCTGCAATTCCATTACGCAGTCTAcctgttgaataaaaatatagcaCAGCTGAGATGGTACTGTGGACTTCCTACTGTGGATCTTCGAGCTACTCTTCCTAATCTCGCATCGTTGATCAGTATAAAGCCGAATCAACC CTTGGATGGGTTGAAGAGAACGTTTTCCGGGTCATCGTTGGATACAGATCACAGTAGTATGGGAAAATACAAATCTCTGGCACCGCCACAACCACTGTCGACGCATCTGCCTGTTCAGAAAGTTGTATTTGAGAAGTGTCACAAGCAATCGCGATCAATCGGTCGATCTAAGAGCACCAGGTGCTCACTGGGAGCGTCCTTAGATCAAGGCTTGGATAATCAAGCACAGCCATCAACTCTTGGTAACAATACTAAGCGAATTTGCAAGTCTGAGGATGAGGCTATTGATGACATGCCTTTATctttatcgaaaaatattcctACAGACGGAAGTGGTGAGACCGCAGGTCCTTTGACAGCCAAAAGCAATGATACCATAATTCGAAGTCAATTTAAACAGGGCCAGGGTCCTTTACTAAGAGAAGCTGTTGCTTCCGTTGTGGTTCCGTTAGAAAGCAATATAGAAATCACTGTACCGATATCTGTAACAGAGAGAAAATCCACTTCTGGATCTGATCCCGTTGAGAATTCCAGACACCGAAGTTCAAACTCTGTAAGTAGCTGTGAAATGGCGCTTTGTATCGGACAACTGGAGGGTGACGAATTTAAGTGTGACTTAGATGGCGATGAGGAAACGTTTTTACACGTTGAAAGGATGGCGTTACGCGATGAAGTAGACGTGGCAACAAGTAGTGCGAATGGTTCCAGTACCGAAACAGTAGAGAGACACTTGGAAGTTAATAAAAACGACGTAACGACAGAACGAGAGCAACGATCCGCCACAGATGGGTCTAAACCTGCTCCCGCGGCGCTTGACTCGTGCTTTTTTATGGACGACGCCATGGACTACGCCAGTAGAGttcgagaaaagaaacaacgCACGGGTTCGGTTTGTAGTTTTCCGGAAGAATATTTAATAACGGAAAAAATTCCGCGGCGAAAGCGATACGACTCCGAATCAAG GGAAGAAGGCCTGGAGACGCAAAGATTTCTCGAAAATTGGCGAAACAGTGAGTCCACAGCGCACTGCTCAGACGAGCAGCTGCAACAAGACCAGTACAATTCAGTT CCAACTAACGAATCGATGGTGTCGACGCCGCCTACGTTATTCAAGTCATCGAGAAATTGCACGGAGCCCGATGACTCGCGAACATCATCGGAATACATCGATTCGATGAGAAGGAGTTCCGAAAACGTTTTCGCACGAACTGAGGCATTGGCCAACAAACGTACCAGTTTCAAAGTAATGAGACCACGCCAATAG
- the LOC107224916 gene encoding UV radiation resistance-associated gene protein isoform X1, whose amino-acid sequence MQHRRCVNMMELQEARPLIRDSDLTLQPRSPPRYKVWLPLATQQLRLRNLIQVIGYNLKIENSSTDGKEWFYYTLHRTNMSSPLYTSEPIDNTCPKWAGLDVPVLHATGHSAASDIVLRLWRKTDMQGTNTDVTILACGLSLTGLVYLGTKLPSNLDSCMKDNSLIFHLQGGYFTPPCCCLNPPELKRYIAISVQAADVRDSYTVNKLCSLRSKMQALKQQSEAARALRDRIALGYESQNQVVYPQSTLNRLLQPKQANRKKRAESLRIRKELEVARFRTKLLDQERIKKVGEIRTLNQVHTSIAEENQDHGSDLMEKYRELNRDIERLREWRQSQTETREAYAYTTTRLAHRRMQLISELGLIYPISRLEDDRYMINNVHLPDSEELDSCKDTQVAVALGSVAHTTQMIANFLNIPTRYPIIHCASRSKVTDHITENIPDKDRQFPLFARGKDKLQFHYAVYLLNKNIAQLRWYCGLPTVDLRATLPNLASLISIKPNQPLDGLKRTFSGSSLDTDHSSMGKYKSLAPPQPLSTHLPVQKVVFEKCHKQSRSIGRSKSTRCSLGASLDQGLDNQAQPSTLGNNTKRICKSEDEAIDDMPLSLSKNIPTDGSGETAGPLTAKSNDTIIRSQFKQGQGPLLREAVASVVVPLESNIEITVPISVTERKSTSGSDPVENSRHRSSNSVSSCEMALCIGQLEGDEFKCDLDGDEETFLHVERMALRDEVDVATSSANGSSTETVERHLEVNKNDVTTEREQRSATDGSKPAPAALDSCFFMDDAMDYASRVREKKQRTGSVCSFPEEYLITEKIPRRKRYDSESREEGLETQRFLENWRNSESTAHCSDEQLQQDQYNSVPTNESMVSTPPTLFKSSRNCTEPDDSRTSSEYIDSMRRSSENVFARTEALANKRTSFKVMRPRQ is encoded by the exons ATGATGGAGTTACAGGAGGCACGACCTCTGATAAGAGACTCTGACCTAACCCTTCAACCTCGCAGTCCTCCACGTTACAAAGTCTGGCTTCCCCTTGCTACGCAGCAG CTCCGACTCAGGAACTTGATACAAGTTATTGgttacaatttaaaaattgagaattcgTCGACCGACGGCAAAGAATGGTTCTACTATACTCTTCATCGCACAAACATGTCATCGCCTCTATACACAAGCGAGCCGATTGACAATACCTGTCCAAAATGGGCTGGCCTAGATGTTCCCGTACTACATGCAACAGGACACTCAGCTGCGAGCG ACATAGTACTCAGACTTTGGAGGAAAACTGATATGCAAGGCACGAATACCGATGTGACTATACTAGCGTGTGGGTTGTCGCTTACGGGTCTGGTGTATCTCGGTACAAAACTTCCGAGTAACTTGGATAGTTGTATGAAGGATAATTCGCTGATATTTCACCTTCAAGGCGGGTATTTTACCCCACCGTGCTGTTGCCTGAATCCCCCAGAGTTAAAGCGATACATTGCCATAAGTGTCCAGGCTGCAGATGTGAGGGACAGCTACACGGTTAACAAGTTATGCAGCTTGAGAAGTAAGATGCAGGCGCTTAAGCAGCAGTCAGAAGCTGCGCGTGCACTAAGGGATAGAATTGCGCTTGGGTACGAATCTCAAAATCAAGTGGTCTATCCTCAGTCTACGCTTAACAGGCTATTACAACCGAAACAagcaaacagaaaaaagagagCTGAGAGTCTGAGGATAAGGAAAGAACTGGAGGTCGCTAGATTCAGGACAAAACTATTGGACCAGGAAAGGATAAAAAAAGTTGGAGAGATAAGGACCCTGAACCAGGTGCATACCAGCATAGCCGAGGAGAATCAAGATCATG GTTCAGATCTGATGGAAAAGTATAGGGAGTTGAACAGAGATATTGAACGACTCCGCGAGTGGCGCCAAAGTCAGACGGAAACCAGAGAAGCTTATGCGTATACAACTACGCGGCTTGCTCACCGTCGAATGCAGCTCATATCTGAACTTGGCCTCATCTATCCCATATCTCGA CTAGAGGATGATAGATACATGATAAACAACGTCCATCTACCAGATAGCGAAGAGCTGGATTCCTGCAAAGACACGCAAGTAGCTGTGGCTCTCGGATCAGTTGCTCATACGACACAAATGATCGCTAACTTCTTGAACATCCCTACGAGATATCCGATTATTCACTGCGCATCCAGAAGTAAAGTCACTGACCACATCACGGAAAACATACCTGATAAAGACAGACA ATTTCCGTTATTTGCTCGAGGGAAAGACAAGCTGCAATTCCATTACGCAGTCTAcctgttgaataaaaatatagcaCAGCTGAGATGGTACTGTGGACTTCCTACTGTGGATCTTCGAGCTACTCTTCCTAATCTCGCATCGTTGATCAGTATAAAGCCGAATCAACC CTTGGATGGGTTGAAGAGAACGTTTTCCGGGTCATCGTTGGATACAGATCACAGTAGTATGGGAAAATACAAATCTCTGGCACCGCCACAACCACTGTCGACGCATCTGCCTGTTCAGAAAGTTGTATTTGAGAAGTGTCACAAGCAATCGCGATCAATCGGTCGATCTAAGAGCACCAGGTGCTCACTGGGAGCGTCCTTAGATCAAGGCTTGGATAATCAAGCACAGCCATCAACTCTTGGTAACAATACTAAGCGAATTTGCAAGTCTGAGGATGAGGCTATTGATGACATGCCTTTATctttatcgaaaaatattcctACAGACGGAAGTGGTGAGACCGCAGGTCCTTTGACAGCCAAAAGCAATGATACCATAATTCGAAGTCAATTTAAACAGGGCCAGGGTCCTTTACTAAGAGAAGCTGTTGCTTCCGTTGTGGTTCCGTTAGAAAGCAATATAGAAATCACTGTACCGATATCTGTAACAGAGAGAAAATCCACTTCTGGATCTGATCCCGTTGAGAATTCCAGACACCGAAGTTCAAACTCTGTAAGTAGCTGTGAAATGGCGCTTTGTATCGGACAACTGGAGGGTGACGAATTTAAGTGTGACTTAGATGGCGATGAGGAAACGTTTTTACACGTTGAAAGGATGGCGTTACGCGATGAAGTAGACGTGGCAACAAGTAGTGCGAATGGTTCCAGTACCGAAACAGTAGAGAGACACTTGGAAGTTAATAAAAACGACGTAACGACAGAACGAGAGCAACGATCCGCCACAGATGGGTCTAAACCTGCTCCCGCGGCGCTTGACTCGTGCTTTTTTATGGACGACGCCATGGACTACGCCAGTAGAGttcgagaaaagaaacaacgCACGGGTTCGGTTTGTAGTTTTCCGGAAGAATATTTAATAACGGAAAAAATTCCGCGGCGAAAGCGATACGACTCCGAATCAAG GGAAGAAGGCCTGGAGACGCAAAGATTTCTCGAAAATTGGCGAAACAGTGAGTCCACAGCGCACTGCTCAGACGAGCAGCTGCAACAAGACCAGTACAATTCAGTT CCAACTAACGAATCGATGGTGTCGACGCCGCCTACGTTATTCAAGTCATCGAGAAATTGCACGGAGCCCGATGACTCGCGAACATCATCGGAATACATCGATTCGATGAGAAGGAGTTCCGAAAACGTTTTCGCACGAACTGAGGCATTGGCCAACAAACGTACCAGTTTCAAAGTAATGAGACCACGCCAATAG
- the LOC107224916 gene encoding UV radiation resistance-associated gene protein isoform X3: protein MQHRRCVNMMELQEARPLIRDSDLTLQPRSPPRYKVWLPLATQQLRLRNLIQVIGYNLKIENSSTDGKEWFYYTLHRTNMSSPLYTSEPIDNTCPKWAGLDVPVLHATGHSAASDIVLRLWRKTDMQGTNTDVTILACGLSLTGLVYLGTKLPSNLDSCMKDNSLIFHLQGGYFTPPCCCLNPPELKRYIAISVQAADVRDSYTVNKLCSLRSKMQALKQQSEAARALRDRIALGYESQNQVVYPQSTLNRLLQPKQANRKKRAESLRIRKELEVARFRTKLLDQERIKKVGEIRTLNQVHTSIAEENQDHGSDLMEKYRELNRDIERLREWRQSQTETREAYAYTTTRLAHRRMQLISELGLIYPISRLEDDRYMINNVHLPDSEELDSCKDTQVAVALGSVAHTTQMIANFLNIPTRYPIIHCASRSKVTDHITENIPDKDRQFPLFARGKDKLQFHYAVYLLNKNIAQLRWYCGLPTVDLRATLPNLASLISIKPNQPLDGLKRTFSGSSLDTDHSSMGKYKSLAPPQPLSTHLPVQKVVFEKCHKQSRSIGRSKSTRCSLGASLDQGLDNQAQPSTLDGSGETAGPLTAKSNDTIIRSQFKQGQGPLLREAVASVVVPLESNIEITVPISVTERKSTSGSDPVENSRHRSSNSVSSCEMALCIGQLEGDEFKCDLDGDEETFLHVERMALRDEVDVATSSANGSSTETVERHLEVNKNDVTTEREQRSATDGSKPAPAALDSCFFMDDAMDYASRVREKKQRTGSVCSFPEEYLITEKIPRRKRYDSESREEGLETQRFLENWRNSESTAHCSDEQLQQDQYNSVPTNESMVSTPPTLFKSSRNCTEPDDSRTSSEYIDSMRRSSENVFARTEALANKRTSFKVMRPRQ, encoded by the exons ATGATGGAGTTACAGGAGGCACGACCTCTGATAAGAGACTCTGACCTAACCCTTCAACCTCGCAGTCCTCCACGTTACAAAGTCTGGCTTCCCCTTGCTACGCAGCAG CTCCGACTCAGGAACTTGATACAAGTTATTGgttacaatttaaaaattgagaattcgTCGACCGACGGCAAAGAATGGTTCTACTATACTCTTCATCGCACAAACATGTCATCGCCTCTATACACAAGCGAGCCGATTGACAATACCTGTCCAAAATGGGCTGGCCTAGATGTTCCCGTACTACATGCAACAGGACACTCAGCTGCGAGCG ACATAGTACTCAGACTTTGGAGGAAAACTGATATGCAAGGCACGAATACCGATGTGACTATACTAGCGTGTGGGTTGTCGCTTACGGGTCTGGTGTATCTCGGTACAAAACTTCCGAGTAACTTGGATAGTTGTATGAAGGATAATTCGCTGATATTTCACCTTCAAGGCGGGTATTTTACCCCACCGTGCTGTTGCCTGAATCCCCCAGAGTTAAAGCGATACATTGCCATAAGTGTCCAGGCTGCAGATGTGAGGGACAGCTACACGGTTAACAAGTTATGCAGCTTGAGAAGTAAGATGCAGGCGCTTAAGCAGCAGTCAGAAGCTGCGCGTGCACTAAGGGATAGAATTGCGCTTGGGTACGAATCTCAAAATCAAGTGGTCTATCCTCAGTCTACGCTTAACAGGCTATTACAACCGAAACAagcaaacagaaaaaagagagCTGAGAGTCTGAGGATAAGGAAAGAACTGGAGGTCGCTAGATTCAGGACAAAACTATTGGACCAGGAAAGGATAAAAAAAGTTGGAGAGATAAGGACCCTGAACCAGGTGCATACCAGCATAGCCGAGGAGAATCAAGATCATG GTTCAGATCTGATGGAAAAGTATAGGGAGTTGAACAGAGATATTGAACGACTCCGCGAGTGGCGCCAAAGTCAGACGGAAACCAGAGAAGCTTATGCGTATACAACTACGCGGCTTGCTCACCGTCGAATGCAGCTCATATCTGAACTTGGCCTCATCTATCCCATATCTCGA CTAGAGGATGATAGATACATGATAAACAACGTCCATCTACCAGATAGCGAAGAGCTGGATTCCTGCAAAGACACGCAAGTAGCTGTGGCTCTCGGATCAGTTGCTCATACGACACAAATGATCGCTAACTTCTTGAACATCCCTACGAGATATCCGATTATTCACTGCGCATCCAGAAGTAAAGTCACTGACCACATCACGGAAAACATACCTGATAAAGACAGACA ATTTCCGTTATTTGCTCGAGGGAAAGACAAGCTGCAATTCCATTACGCAGTCTAcctgttgaataaaaatatagcaCAGCTGAGATGGTACTGTGGACTTCCTACTGTGGATCTTCGAGCTACTCTTCCTAATCTCGCATCGTTGATCAGTATAAAGCCGAATCAACC CTTGGATGGGTTGAAGAGAACGTTTTCCGGGTCATCGTTGGATACAGATCACAGTAGTATGGGAAAATACAAATCTCTGGCACCGCCACAACCACTGTCGACGCATCTGCCTGTTCAGAAAGTTGTATTTGAGAAGTGTCACAAGCAATCGCGATCAATCGGTCGATCTAAGAGCACCAGGTGCTCACTGGGAGCGTCCTTAGATCAAGGCTTGGATAATCAAGCACAGCCATCAACTCTTG ACGGAAGTGGTGAGACCGCAGGTCCTTTGACAGCCAAAAGCAATGATACCATAATTCGAAGTCAATTTAAACAGGGCCAGGGTCCTTTACTAAGAGAAGCTGTTGCTTCCGTTGTGGTTCCGTTAGAAAGCAATATAGAAATCACTGTACCGATATCTGTAACAGAGAGAAAATCCACTTCTGGATCTGATCCCGTTGAGAATTCCAGACACCGAAGTTCAAACTCTGTAAGTAGCTGTGAAATGGCGCTTTGTATCGGACAACTGGAGGGTGACGAATTTAAGTGTGACTTAGATGGCGATGAGGAAACGTTTTTACACGTTGAAAGGATGGCGTTACGCGATGAAGTAGACGTGGCAACAAGTAGTGCGAATGGTTCCAGTACCGAAACAGTAGAGAGACACTTGGAAGTTAATAAAAACGACGTAACGACAGAACGAGAGCAACGATCCGCCACAGATGGGTCTAAACCTGCTCCCGCGGCGCTTGACTCGTGCTTTTTTATGGACGACGCCATGGACTACGCCAGTAGAGttcgagaaaagaaacaacgCACGGGTTCGGTTTGTAGTTTTCCGGAAGAATATTTAATAACGGAAAAAATTCCGCGGCGAAAGCGATACGACTCCGAATCAAG GGAAGAAGGCCTGGAGACGCAAAGATTTCTCGAAAATTGGCGAAACAGTGAGTCCACAGCGCACTGCTCAGACGAGCAGCTGCAACAAGACCAGTACAATTCAGTT CCAACTAACGAATCGATGGTGTCGACGCCGCCTACGTTATTCAAGTCATCGAGAAATTGCACGGAGCCCGATGACTCGCGAACATCATCGGAATACATCGATTCGATGAGAAGGAGTTCCGAAAACGTTTTCGCACGAACTGAGGCATTGGCCAACAAACGTACCAGTTTCAAAGTAATGAGACCACGCCAATAG